One part of the Humulus lupulus chromosome 9, drHumLupu1.1, whole genome shotgun sequence genome encodes these proteins:
- the LOC133799803 gene encoding uncharacterized protein LOC133799803, producing the protein MLKLVDNFSAFNQRLKYAHFRPHVSMKSDPRSWWKYAYRVVSDQVKKGRLNQKIVLSILCLGKELYIDTASHVSVVFASTANQGIHLFPRMLTTRRKRNLRRWKIRCLDGSQILVLQILVHIGLQVNFSLISAELLQFELPFGLH; encoded by the exons ATGTTAAAACTAGTTGATAACTTTTCTGCCTTTAATCAACGCTTAAAATATGCGCATTTTCGTCCACATGTTTCCATGAAATCTGATCCTCGTTCTTGGTGGAAGTATGCTTATAGAGTTGTATCTGACCAAGTGAAGAAGGGAAG ATTGAATCAAAAGATTGTACTGAGTATTTTGTGTCTTGGAAAGGAGCTATATATAGATACTGCAAGTCATGTTTCTGTTGTCTTTGCTTCAACTGCTAATCAG GGAATACATTTATTTCCAAGAATGTTGacaacaagaagaaaaagaaacttaAGAAGGTGGAAAATAAGATGCTTGGATGGG AGTCAAATTTTAGTGCTTCAGATCCTTGTGCATATTGGCTTGCAAGTTAATTTCTCTTTAATAAGTGCTGAATTGCTTCAATTTGAGTTGCCTTTTGGACTTCACTga